In Paenarthrobacter sp. GOM3, a single window of DNA contains:
- a CDS encoding acetyl/propionyl/methylcrotonyl-CoA carboxylase subunit alpha, producing the protein MSANPAQPIASPLTKVLIANRGEIAVRIIRAARDEGIASVAVYADPDRDALHVRLADEAYALGGNTAAESYLVMDKIIEVAKQAGADGIHPGYGFLAENAEFAAKVIDAGITWIGPSPEAISALGDKVQARHIAEKVGAPLVPGTADPVESAEEILKFAVEFGLPVAIKAAFGGGGRGIKVARTLDEIPELYESAVREATAAFGRGECFIERFLDAPRHVETQCLADAFGNVVVVSTRDCSLQRRNQKLVEEAPAPYLSEEQVKRLYESSKAILKEANYLGAGTCEFLVGQDGTISFLEVNTRLQVEHCVSEEVTGIDLVREQFRIARGEALGYEDPEVRGHSFEFRITGEDPGRNFMPAPGTITTLKNPTGPGVRIDSGVDQGDVISGNFDSMLSKLIVTGATREQALQRSRRALEEMVVEGIPTVIPFDLAVVTDPDFAPTEGPFKVHTRWIETEFVNSIPAWSASTAGAENPDAGERQRVVVEVGGKRLEVVLPSGLGGGVAAVSSSSGSKSGKSKKRSRSAGATAAAAGGDALTSPMQGTIVKVAAAEGDVVAEGDLIVVLEAMKMEQPLTAHKAGTVRGLSASAGETVAAGAVIATIED; encoded by the coding sequence TTGTCAGCTAACCCGGCGCAGCCCATTGCCAGCCCTCTTACCAAGGTCTTGATTGCCAACCGCGGCGAAATCGCGGTCCGCATCATCCGAGCCGCCCGGGACGAAGGCATTGCCTCCGTGGCGGTCTACGCCGACCCTGACCGCGACGCCCTCCACGTCCGTCTTGCCGACGAAGCCTATGCGTTGGGCGGCAACACCGCCGCTGAGTCGTACTTGGTGATGGACAAGATCATTGAGGTTGCCAAGCAGGCTGGCGCCGATGGCATCCACCCGGGTTACGGCTTCCTGGCCGAGAACGCCGAGTTTGCTGCGAAGGTTATCGACGCCGGTATCACCTGGATCGGTCCCTCCCCCGAGGCAATCTCGGCTTTGGGCGACAAGGTCCAGGCCCGCCACATCGCCGAGAAGGTGGGGGCTCCGTTGGTCCCCGGCACGGCTGATCCTGTGGAGTCCGCAGAGGAAATCCTGAAGTTCGCCGTGGAATTCGGGCTTCCCGTCGCCATCAAGGCTGCCTTCGGCGGTGGCGGACGCGGCATCAAGGTGGCCCGCACCCTGGACGAGATCCCTGAGCTGTATGAGTCTGCCGTCCGCGAAGCCACCGCTGCTTTCGGCCGGGGCGAATGCTTCATCGAGCGATTTCTCGATGCACCGCGCCACGTCGAGACGCAGTGCCTGGCCGACGCATTCGGCAACGTGGTTGTGGTCTCCACCCGCGACTGCTCCCTGCAGCGCCGCAACCAGAAGCTGGTGGAGGAAGCCCCGGCACCGTACCTGAGCGAAGAGCAGGTCAAGCGCCTCTACGAATCCTCCAAGGCCATCCTCAAGGAGGCCAACTACCTTGGTGCCGGCACCTGCGAGTTCCTGGTGGGCCAGGACGGCACCATCTCCTTCCTCGAGGTGAACACCCGGCTCCAGGTGGAGCACTGCGTGTCCGAAGAAGTCACGGGCATCGACCTGGTCCGCGAGCAGTTCCGCATCGCACGCGGTGAAGCGCTCGGCTACGAGGACCCCGAGGTCCGCGGCCACTCCTTCGAGTTCCGCATCACCGGCGAAGACCCGGGCCGCAACTTCATGCCTGCCCCGGGCACCATCACCACCCTGAAGAACCCGACGGGACCCGGCGTCCGGATCGATTCCGGCGTGGATCAGGGCGACGTCATCAGTGGCAACTTCGACTCCATGCTCTCCAAGCTGATCGTCACCGGGGCTACCCGCGAGCAAGCCCTGCAGCGTTCACGCCGCGCCTTGGAAGAGATGGTGGTGGAGGGTATCCCCACCGTTATTCCGTTCGACCTGGCAGTGGTCACCGACCCCGACTTCGCCCCGACTGAGGGTCCGTTCAAGGTTCACACCCGCTGGATCGAGACAGAGTTCGTCAACAGCATCCCGGCCTGGTCGGCCAGCACTGCCGGCGCAGAAAACCCCGACGCCGGTGAGCGCCAGCGCGTCGTCGTCGAGGTTGGAGGCAAGCGCCTTGAAGTCGTCCTGCCATCCGGCCTGGGCGGCGGAGTGGCTGCCGTTTCCAGCAGCTCCGGCTCCAAGTCCGGGAAGTCCAAGAAGCGCTCCCGTTCCGCGGGGGCGACGGCTGCTGCGGCTGGCGGCGACGCCCTGACGTCGCCCATGCAGGGCACCATCGTCAAGGTGGCAGCCGCTGAAGGCGACGTGGTGGCCGAGGGCGATCTGATCGTCGTCCTTGAAGCCATGAAGATGGAGCAGCCCCTCACCGCTCACAAGGCAGGTACCGTTCGCGGCTTGTCTGCCAGCGCCGGGGAAACCGTGGCCGCCGGTGCGGTCATCGCCACCATCGAGGACTAA
- a CDS encoding Maf family protein, which translates to MTRLILASQSPARTKLLTEAGIQHDVLVSDVDEDAVQAKYGVTDAHDTALLLARAKAEAVAALPEAEGALVIGCDSVFEFDGESHGKPYTAEVARERMLRMSGSQGVLHTGHWLVDCRDTAADADADAANDEAPDGTGATVGAVSSAEVHFATMKNEEIDAYIATGEPLHCAGSFTIDGLGGAFIRKVDGDPHAVVGLSISTLRDLLVHANVGITELWNATNQ; encoded by the coding sequence GTGACCCGATTGATCCTCGCTTCCCAGTCCCCCGCCCGCACCAAGCTGCTCACCGAGGCGGGCATCCAGCATGACGTCCTCGTATCGGATGTCGATGAGGATGCGGTCCAGGCGAAGTATGGAGTGACGGACGCCCACGACACTGCCCTCCTGCTCGCCCGGGCCAAGGCAGAAGCCGTTGCGGCCCTCCCCGAAGCTGAAGGTGCGCTGGTGATCGGGTGCGACTCGGTCTTCGAATTCGACGGCGAGTCCCACGGCAAGCCCTACACCGCGGAAGTCGCCCGGGAGCGGATGCTTCGCATGAGCGGCTCGCAAGGAGTGCTTCACACAGGGCACTGGCTGGTTGACTGCCGGGATACCGCAGCGGACGCGGACGCGGATGCGGCCAACGACGAGGCCCCGGACGGCACGGGCGCCACGGTTGGGGCGGTATCGAGCGCCGAGGTCCACTTCGCAACCATGAAGAACGAGGAAATCGACGCCTACATCGCCACCGGCGAGCCCCTGCACTGCGCCGGCTCCTTCACCATTGACGGCCTGGGTGGGGCCTTCATCCGCAAGGTCGACGGCGACCCGCACGCCGTCGTCGGGCTTTCCATCTCCACCCTCCGCGACCTGCTGGTCCACGCAAACGTGGGCATCACGGAGCTTTGGAACGCGACCAACCAGTAG
- a CDS encoding MMPL family transporter, which yields MASFLYRLGKFSYRRRWLVISIWLAVMVAVGGSAAAFHGTMSNNFTIPGTETQRMADKLKEALPDSSGGSASVVFDAGDAGFDQAKKDAVAAALDKLQDMPDIQATVNPFTTQEQLDSAASQIADGEAKAAAGQAQLDASRAQLTAGEAQLAAAEQQLAASGLTPAQIDAQLGAKRAELAAGKEKLDAGAKEAADGATTLALSKRQAAASDGLRFVSSDNKAAIAQVQFKTSINAVDPAVRKQVQDIVHGVSSAGVTAYASKEITEDVSQIFGIAEIVGVAVAALVLILMLGTLVAAGLPLVMALIGVAVGVGGTFALTSVIDMSSISPMLALMLGLAVGIDYSLFIVNRHRGQLLAGMDGEESAALATGTSGNAVLFAGLTVIIALAALVVPGLPFLAVMGVAAAATVAVAVVVALTLTPAILALLGPRLISKRAWAKAAKHNAEPDHEAADRALEEKRSSGGWGGLVTRHPWFALVASVVLLGALALPASQLRLALPDGGSEPVDSQAFKAYDLTRSSFGEGMTGPIIVVAEFPEGLSENDAKNKQYDVADKLRGVNNVIAAVPVALSDDLRTAVYQVIPKEGPASASTVQVVSDVRAKGTDIREQNDVTIGLTGQTAGNIDVSAKLGAALPPYLAIVVGLSLILLLLVFRSIVVPLLATGGFLLSLAAAFGAVVAVYQWGWLGGIFDVANPGAVLSFLPIILIGVLFGLAMDYQVFITSGMRESFMHGESAKHAVRSGFSHAAAVVTAAAIIMVSVFSGFIFSHLTMVRPLGFAMAFGVLIDAFVVRMTIVPAVMYLLGEKAWWLPKWLQRILPDVDVEGAKLTRSDRPKAGSEELVH from the coding sequence ATGGCTTCGTTCCTCTACCGGCTCGGCAAATTCTCGTACCGGCGCCGCTGGCTGGTGATCTCCATCTGGCTGGCCGTCATGGTGGCAGTGGGCGGTTCAGCCGCAGCTTTCCACGGCACCATGTCGAACAACTTCACCATCCCCGGCACCGAAACCCAGCGGATGGCCGACAAGCTCAAGGAAGCCCTGCCAGACTCATCCGGCGGCTCCGCGAGCGTCGTCTTCGACGCCGGCGACGCCGGTTTCGACCAAGCCAAGAAGGATGCCGTCGCGGCCGCCCTCGACAAGCTGCAGGACATGCCCGACATCCAGGCAACGGTGAACCCGTTCACCACCCAAGAACAGCTGGATTCCGCGGCCAGCCAGATCGCTGACGGTGAAGCAAAGGCGGCGGCAGGGCAGGCCCAACTGGACGCCTCCCGCGCACAACTGACGGCGGGCGAGGCGCAACTCGCCGCGGCAGAGCAGCAACTGGCGGCCTCCGGCCTCACCCCTGCGCAGATTGACGCGCAGCTCGGTGCCAAGCGCGCTGAGCTTGCCGCGGGCAAGGAAAAGCTCGACGCCGGCGCCAAGGAAGCAGCCGACGGCGCCACCACCTTGGCCCTCTCGAAGCGTCAGGCTGCCGCCTCGGACGGGCTCCGATTCGTCTCCAGCGACAACAAGGCAGCAATCGCGCAGGTCCAGTTCAAGACCTCCATCAATGCCGTGGATCCAGCCGTTCGCAAGCAAGTGCAGGACATCGTCCACGGTGTCTCCTCCGCAGGGGTTACCGCCTATGCAAGCAAGGAAATCACTGAGGACGTCTCCCAGATCTTCGGCATTGCCGAAATCGTGGGCGTCGCCGTAGCCGCGCTGGTGCTGATCCTTATGCTCGGCACCCTGGTCGCAGCCGGCCTTCCGCTGGTGATGGCTTTGATCGGTGTCGCGGTTGGCGTGGGTGGCACGTTCGCGCTCACCAGCGTGATCGACATGAGCTCCATCTCCCCGATGCTCGCCCTGATGCTGGGCCTTGCGGTGGGTATCGACTACTCCCTGTTCATCGTCAACCGCCACCGCGGCCAACTGTTGGCAGGCATGGACGGCGAAGAATCCGCGGCACTCGCCACTGGTACCTCCGGCAACGCTGTGTTGTTCGCGGGCCTCACCGTCATCATCGCGCTGGCGGCCCTGGTGGTCCCCGGACTTCCCTTCCTCGCAGTCATGGGTGTCGCCGCCGCGGCGACAGTGGCGGTCGCCGTCGTCGTCGCTTTGACCCTGACGCCCGCCATCCTGGCGCTGCTCGGCCCCCGGCTCATCTCCAAGCGCGCCTGGGCCAAGGCCGCCAAGCACAACGCCGAACCGGATCACGAGGCGGCCGACCGCGCCCTCGAAGAGAAGCGCAGCAGCGGTGGCTGGGGCGGCCTTGTTACCCGGCATCCGTGGTTCGCGCTCGTGGCCAGCGTCGTGCTTCTTGGCGCCCTGGCACTACCCGCTTCCCAGTTGCGGCTTGCGCTGCCCGACGGCGGGTCCGAACCTGTCGATTCACAGGCGTTCAAGGCCTATGACCTCACGCGCAGCAGCTTCGGCGAAGGCATGACGGGCCCGATCATCGTGGTCGCCGAGTTCCCTGAAGGGCTGAGCGAAAACGACGCCAAAAACAAGCAATACGATGTCGCGGACAAGTTGCGGGGCGTGAACAACGTGATCGCCGCAGTGCCCGTGGCCCTGAGCGATGACCTTCGAACGGCCGTTTACCAGGTCATCCCGAAGGAAGGCCCCGCCAGCGCCAGCACCGTCCAGGTGGTTTCCGATGTCCGCGCCAAGGGCACGGACATCCGTGAACAGAACGATGTGACCATCGGACTGACCGGCCAGACTGCAGGCAACATCGATGTGTCCGCAAAGCTTGGTGCCGCTTTACCGCCTTACCTTGCCATTGTGGTGGGACTTTCGCTGATCCTGCTCCTGCTGGTGTTCCGCTCCATCGTTGTTCCGCTGTTGGCTACCGGTGGCTTCCTGCTCTCGCTGGCTGCTGCCTTCGGTGCCGTAGTGGCCGTGTACCAGTGGGGCTGGTTGGGTGGGATCTTCGACGTCGCCAACCCCGGCGCCGTCCTGAGCTTCCTCCCCATCATTTTGATCGGTGTGCTGTTCGGTTTGGCCATGGACTACCAGGTGTTCATCACGTCCGGCATGCGCGAATCGTTCATGCACGGCGAGTCCGCCAAGCACGCAGTACGCTCCGGGTTCAGCCACGCTGCGGCCGTGGTCACCGCCGCTGCCATCATTATGGTCAGCGTGTTCTCCGGCTTTATCTTCAGCCACCTCACCATGGTCCGTCCGCTGGGCTTCGCAATGGCGTTCGGCGTGCTGATTGATGCGTTCGTGGTGCGCATGACCATCGTTCCGGCCGTGATGTACCTGTTGGGCGAAAAAGCCTGGTGGCTGCCCAAGTGGCTCCAGCGGATCCTCCCGGACGTAGACGTCGAAGGTGCCAAACTCACCCGCAGCGACCGCCCCAAGGCCGGATCCGAGGAACTGGTCCACTAA
- a CDS encoding TetR family transcriptional regulator, whose product MTQTSSPETAPEPFAEEPSTPSRRELNKAATRSSIASAALDLLRSNGSGNFTVEDIAASAGVSRRTFFNYFPSLEAALASVADGFMDHALEQFRLRPAEESILESAQAALMALADPMSVAPMAELFSLTQDNRSLARSELEAWDHCTGQIIDAARSRLGEGISELYLHALAGSVISCGKAAMTVWFAERGPDLSAESLAVLRQHLIDAMGLLGAGFAPPSDASAPQTPASAAPSVPTTKDRF is encoded by the coding sequence GTGACCCAAACCAGTAGCCCGGAGACCGCGCCGGAGCCGTTCGCTGAAGAGCCGAGCACCCCCTCCCGGCGCGAGCTCAACAAAGCAGCCACCCGCAGCTCCATCGCGTCCGCCGCCCTGGACCTTTTGCGCAGCAACGGGTCCGGCAATTTCACCGTCGAGGACATCGCCGCCAGCGCAGGGGTTTCCCGACGGACCTTCTTCAACTATTTCCCCAGCCTTGAAGCCGCCCTGGCATCAGTAGCCGACGGCTTCATGGACCACGCCCTGGAGCAGTTCCGCCTGCGCCCCGCAGAGGAGTCCATCCTCGAATCCGCGCAGGCCGCCCTCATGGCCCTCGCAGATCCGATGTCCGTGGCACCCATGGCCGAGCTGTTCAGCCTCACCCAGGACAACCGCTCGTTGGCCCGCTCCGAGCTTGAAGCCTGGGACCACTGCACCGGGCAAATCATTGACGCCGCCCGCAGCCGGCTCGGTGAAGGCATCAGCGAGCTCTACTTGCATGCGTTGGCCGGGTCGGTGATCTCCTGCGGCAAGGCGGCCATGACTGTGTGGTTCGCCGAGCGCGGGCCCGACCTCTCCGCGGAATCCCTTGCGGTCCTACGCCAGCACCTCATCGATGCGATGGGCCTCCTCGGCGCCGGCTTCGCGCCGCCGTCGGACGCTTCAGCCCCGCAAACGCCGGCATCAGCCGCCCCCTCTGTTCCAACCACCAAAGATCGGTTCTGA
- a CDS encoding YbjQ family protein, with protein MLIVTSNEIPGHRIDAVFGEVMGLTVRSRDIGSQMLAGFRSLGGGELPEMTKALYESRQEVMARMVNEAQQRGANAIVAMRFDTSEMGTNWTEVCAYGTAVYVLPLGEGEPGATGQSIYLTNTAAQQQSAPPAQPQQPAQPQQPTPPQQF; from the coding sequence ATGCTGATCGTCACATCAAATGAAATTCCGGGCCACCGGATCGACGCCGTGTTCGGCGAAGTCATGGGCCTCACTGTCCGTTCACGGGACATCGGTTCGCAGATGCTTGCCGGCTTCCGCTCCCTCGGAGGCGGCGAACTGCCCGAAATGACCAAGGCACTCTACGAGAGCCGCCAGGAAGTCATGGCCCGAATGGTCAACGAAGCGCAGCAGCGCGGCGCCAACGCCATCGTGGCCATGCGTTTCGACACGTCCGAAATGGGCACCAACTGGACCGAAGTCTGCGCCTACGGCACCGCCGTCTACGTGCTCCCACTCGGCGAAGGCGAGCCCGGGGCTACGGGACAATCGATCTATCTGACGAATACCGCGGCCCAGCAGCAGTCCGCTCCCCCGGCGCAGCCCCAGCAGCCCGCCCAGCCGCAGCAGCCCACGCCTCCGCAGCAGTTCTGA
- a CDS encoding dicarboxylate/amino acid:cation symporter has product MSTSTNTSPAAGKPGFRLPKWAGSFGVQIIAALIVGLVLGLIAKYTGSTKTAPNGLGATLQTIGSSYVSLLQTAVVPLIFTAVVSSIANLRQVSNAARLAWNTLLWFAITSLVSVLIGIGLGVLLQPGAATGITQKAEYAGKTGDWWAFLIGLFPKNFLGLGASSTVTESANAATTVSTSVSFNVLQILVVAIAVGIAALKVGKQAEAFLTFNASALAVIQKVLWWIIRIAPLGTVGLIGNAVAIYGWDTIGSLGKFTAAIYIGLALVLFVLYPILVRVHGLSVKQYFSGVWPAVQLAFVSRSSIGTLPLTQRVTERNLGVPSGYASFAVPLGATTKMDGCAAIYPAIAAIFVAQFFGINLDFSQYLLIVLVSVLGSAATAGTTGAVVMLTLTLSTLGLPLAGVGLLLAIDPILDMGRTAVNVAGQALIPAIVAKRQGILDESLYNAPRNGAAFADEYEADKAADEADERELAGTKA; this is encoded by the coding sequence GTGAGCACCTCAACCAACACTTCCCCAGCAGCTGGCAAGCCCGGCTTCCGGCTCCCCAAGTGGGCCGGTTCCTTCGGCGTCCAGATCATCGCAGCCCTCATTGTGGGCCTCGTCCTTGGCCTCATCGCGAAGTACACAGGCAGCACCAAGACGGCCCCCAATGGCCTTGGCGCTACCCTCCAGACGATCGGCTCCAGCTACGTCTCGTTGCTGCAGACCGCCGTCGTTCCCTTGATCTTCACCGCTGTGGTGAGCTCGATCGCCAACCTGCGGCAGGTTTCCAACGCTGCCCGCTTGGCTTGGAACACCCTGCTCTGGTTTGCCATCACGTCGCTCGTTTCGGTACTGATTGGCATCGGCCTGGGCGTGCTCCTGCAGCCCGGCGCAGCCACCGGCATCACCCAGAAGGCTGAATACGCTGGCAAGACCGGCGACTGGTGGGCATTCCTGATCGGACTTTTCCCGAAGAACTTCCTGGGACTCGGCGCCAGCTCAACCGTTACTGAAAGCGCGAATGCTGCCACGACCGTCAGCACCTCTGTCAGCTTCAACGTGCTCCAGATCCTTGTGGTCGCCATCGCCGTCGGCATCGCCGCCCTCAAGGTAGGCAAGCAGGCCGAAGCTTTCCTGACTTTCAACGCTTCCGCGCTGGCAGTCATCCAGAAGGTCCTCTGGTGGATCATCCGGATCGCCCCGCTGGGCACCGTGGGCCTGATCGGCAATGCTGTTGCAATCTACGGCTGGGACACCATCGGTTCGCTGGGCAAGTTCACGGCCGCCATCTACATCGGCCTGGCACTGGTGCTCTTTGTTCTGTATCCAATCCTGGTCCGCGTCCACGGGTTGTCAGTCAAGCAGTACTTCTCCGGTGTTTGGCCCGCCGTCCAGCTGGCGTTCGTCTCCCGCTCCTCGATCGGCACGCTGCCGCTCACGCAGCGCGTCACTGAACGGAACCTGGGCGTCCCCTCCGGCTACGCTTCCTTCGCCGTGCCGCTGGGCGCCACCACCAAGATGGACGGCTGCGCAGCAATCTACCCGGCTATCGCAGCGATCTTTGTAGCCCAGTTCTTCGGCATCAACCTGGACTTCAGCCAGTACCTGTTGATCGTGCTGGTCTCCGTCCTCGGTTCCGCTGCAACGGCCGGCACCACCGGCGCAGTGGTCATGCTCACCCTGACCCTGTCCACGCTGGGACTGCCGCTTGCCGGCGTCGGCCTCTTGCTGGCGATCGATCCCATCCTGGACATGGGCCGTACCGCCGTCAACGTTGCGGGCCAGGCTTTGATCCCCGCCATCGTGGCAAAGCGTCAAGGAATCCTGGACGAGTCGCTCTACAACGCACCCCGCAACGGTGCAGCGTTTGCTGATGAATACGAGGCCGACAAAGCCGCCGATGAAGCGGATGAACGGGAACTCGCGGGCACGAAAGCCTAA